From one Oncorhynchus clarkii lewisi isolate Uvic-CL-2024 chromosome 6, UVic_Ocla_1.0, whole genome shotgun sequence genomic stretch:
- the LOC139411263 gene encoding hippocampus abundant transcript 1 protein-like → MLVRNMRDGTPHTTNRAKVSHAVVVIFLEFFAWGLLTTPMLTVLHETFPQHTFLMNGLIQGVKGLLSFLSAPLIGALSDVWGRKSFLLVTVFFTCAPIPLMRISPWWYFAMISVSGVFAVTFSVIFAYVADITEEHERSTAYGLVSATFAASLVTSPAIGAYLSANYGDSLVVLVATIIAVVDIAFVLLVVPESLPDKMRLTSWGSPISWEQADPFASLRRVGKDPTVLLICVTVFLSYLPEAGQYSSFFLYLRQVIEFSPAAIAAFIAMVGILSIIAQTLLLTYFMRTIGNKNTVLLGLGFQLFQLAWYGFGSEPWMMWAAGTVAAMSSITFPAVSALVSRIAASDQQGCVQGMITGIRGLCNGLGPALYGFIFFLFNVELNELDPMTGRNKSTSQEPSEKPTIPGPPFLFGACLVLLALLVAIFIPDHHSMAVKTYTDTRKISTSNNLQSLNPLPASEEDIEPLLQDSSM, encoded by the exons gtTCTTCATGAAACATTCCCCCAGCACACGTTTCTCATGAATGGTCTGATTCAAGGTGTTAAG GGGTTGCTGTCTTTCCTGAGTGCCCCTCTGATAGGTGCCTTATCAGATGTTTGGGGCAGGAAGTCCTTCCTGCTGGTTACAGTGTTCTTCACCTGTGCCCCAATCCCCCTAATGAGGATAAGCCCATG GTGGTATTTTGCCATGATATCAGTCTCTGGCGTCTTCGCTGTGACTTTCTCTGTAATATTTGCATATGTTGCTGACATCACTGAAGAACATGAAAGAAGCACCGCATATGGACTG GTGTCAGCAACGTTTGCCGCCAGTTTGGTCACGAGTCCCGCCATCGGTGCCTACCTTTCTGCAAATTACGGCGACAGTTTGGTGGTGCTAGTGGCCACTATCATCGCAGTGGTGGATATCGCCTTTGTCCTTTTGGTCGTGCCAGAATCTCTCCCAGACAAAATGAGACTGACGTCCTGGGGGTCGCCTATCTCTTGGGAGCAAGCTGACCCCTTTGCT TCTCTTAGGCGAGTGGGAAAGGACCCGACAGTGTTGCTTATATGTGTCACAGTGTTCCTGTCCTACTTGCCAGAGGCAGGCCAGTACTCCAGTTTCTTCCTCTACCTGCGACAG GTTATTGAATTCTCGCCTGCGGCAATTGCTGCTTTTATAGCAATGGTCGGGATCCTCTCTATTATCGCTCAG ACATTGCTCTTAACCTATTTTATGAGAACTATCGGGAATAAAAACACAGTGTTACTTGGATTGGGGTTTCAGCTGTTCCAGTTAGCCTGGTATGGCTTTGGATCAGAACCATG GATGATGTGGGCTGCGGGTACAGTCGCAGCCATGTCCAGTATCACCTTCCCTGCAGTCAGTGCTTTGGTGTCCCGGATAGCAGCCTCTGATCAGCAAG GATGTGTCCAGGGAATGATTACGGGTATCAGAGGCCTATGCAATGGGCTGGGTCCAGCTCTGTACGGCTTCATATTCTTCCTGTTCAACGTGGAGCTGAACGAGCTTGACCCTATGACAGGAAGAAACAAAAGCACATCTCAGGAGCCCAGCGAG AAACCGACCATTCCCGGTCCGCCCTTCCTGTTCGGAGCATGTTTAGTGTTGCTGGCTCTCCTTGTGGCCATCTtcatccctgaccaccacagtaTGGCAGTGAAGACCTACACGGACACGCGCAAAATCAGCACCAGCAACAACCTCCAGAGTTTAAACCCCCTGCCTGCCAGCGAAGAGGACATAGAGCCTCTCCTGCAGGACAGCAGCATGTGA